One genomic segment of Streptomyces sp. TLI_146 includes these proteins:
- a CDS encoding DUF5703 family protein: protein MPEYEFVDVYVPRGVSRKDTTRLLTDHAEYGHWELERLSLLRDGSRRVRLRRRIIRQLRATW, encoded by the coding sequence ATGCCGGAATACGAATTTGTCGACGTGTACGTGCCGCGCGGGGTCTCCCGCAAGGACACCACACGCCTGCTGACCGACCACGCCGAGTACGGACACTGGGAGTTGGAGCGACTGAGCCTGCTGCGTGACGGCAGCCGCAGGGTGCGGCTGCGCAGGCGGATCATCCGCCAGCTGCGCGCCACGTGGTGA
- a CDS encoding chaplin produces MRQVTRKGLITMAAATGVIAMGSGYAHADSKANGAATDSPGVLSGNAVQAPIHVPVNACGNTVNIIGLLNPAMGNTCVNKGGSHHGGGGATAHGHASDSPGVGSGNSVQAPVDVPVNACGNGVTVIGALNPVFGNDCANVSGGGHHPGTPHHPGKPGHPGHPGHPGKPGHPGKPGEPCEGEHPGTHHPGTPHHPGKPGDSVKPIHRTKPGQHPHTPGTPAAPHGPGTSGVSGTSGTQNVTGPQAAGTLAHTGADAAGIALPAGAGLLLAGATLYRRARSGA; encoded by the coding sequence ATGCGACAGGTCACCAGAAAAGGCCTGATCACCATGGCCGCCGCCACCGGCGTCATCGCCATGGGCAGCGGCTACGCACACGCCGACTCGAAGGCGAACGGCGCCGCGACCGACTCCCCGGGCGTCCTGTCCGGCAACGCGGTCCAGGCACCGATCCATGTGCCGGTCAACGCGTGCGGCAACACCGTCAACATCATCGGGCTGCTCAACCCGGCGATGGGCAACACCTGTGTCAACAAGGGTGGTTCGCACCACGGCGGCGGCGGGGCCACGGCCCACGGCCACGCGAGCGACTCGCCCGGCGTCGGCTCCGGCAACAGCGTCCAGGCGCCCGTCGACGTCCCGGTCAACGCCTGCGGCAACGGCGTCACCGTGATCGGAGCCCTCAACCCGGTCTTCGGCAACGACTGCGCCAACGTGTCCGGCGGCGGCCACCACCCCGGCACCCCGCACCACCCCGGCAAGCCCGGGCACCCGGGGCACCCGGGCCACCCGGGAAAGCCGGGCCACCCCGGCAAGCCCGGTGAGCCGTGCGAGGGCGAGCACCCGGGCACCCACCACCCCGGCACCCCGCACCACCCGGGCAAGCCCGGTGACTCGGTCAAGCCGATCCACCGGACCAAGCCGGGCCAGCACCCGCACACCCCGGGCACCCCGGCCGCCCCGCACGGCCCGGGCACCTCGGGCGTCTCGGGCACCTCGGGTACCCAGAACGTGACGGGCCCGCAGGCCGCCGGCACGCTGGCGCACACCGGGGCGGACGCGGCGGGCATCGCCCTCCCGGCCGGCGCGGGTCTGCTGCTCGCCGGAGCCACGCTCTACCGCCGGGCCCGCTCCGGCGCGTAA
- the chpH gene encoding chaplin ChpH: MIKKVVAAAAVTGGLVLAGAGLAVADAGAQGAAVGSPGVASGNVIQVPVHVPVNVCGNTISVIGLLNPAFGNVCVNK; encoded by the coding sequence ATGATCAAGAAGGTCGTCGCTGCTGCGGCTGTCACTGGTGGTCTGGTTCTCGCGGGTGCGGGCCTCGCCGTCGCCGACGCGGGTGCGCAGGGCGCCGCTGTGGGCTCCCCCGGTGTCGCCTCGGGCAACGTCATCCAGGTGCCCGTGCACGTGCCGGTGAACGTCTGTGGCAACACGATCTCGGTGATCGGGCTGCTGAACCCCGCCTTCGGCAACGTCTGCGTCAACAAGTGA
- a CDS encoding M20/M25/M40 family metallo-hydrolase: MSESKAARGVTGEDEVVDLCRELIRMDTSNYGDHSGPGERAAAEYVAEKLAEVGLEPKIFESHTGRASTVARIQGEDPSRPALLIHGHTDVVPANADDWTHHPFSGEIADGCVWGRGAVDMKDMDAMTLAVVRDRLRSGRKPPRDIVLAFLADEEAGGTYGARYLVDKHPDLFEGVTEAISEVGGFSFTVNENLRLYLVETAQKGMHWMKLTVDGSAGHGSMIHKDNAITELSEAVGRLGRHKFPVRVTKTLRHFLDELGDALGTELDPENMDETLAKLGGIAKLIGASLQNTANPTQLGAGYKVNVIPGQATAHVDGRFLPGYEEEFLADLDRILGPRVRREDVHADKALETTFDGALVDAMQTALVAEDPIARAVPYMLSAGTDAKSFADLGIRCFGFAPLKLPPELDFAGMFHGVDERVPVDGLKFGVRVLDRFIDAS, from the coding sequence GTGAGCGAGTCGAAGGCGGCGCGGGGCGTGACCGGCGAGGACGAGGTCGTCGACCTCTGTCGCGAGCTGATCAGGATGGACACCAGCAACTACGGGGACCACTCCGGTCCGGGCGAACGGGCGGCGGCCGAGTACGTGGCCGAGAAGCTCGCGGAGGTCGGACTCGAACCGAAGATCTTCGAGTCGCACACCGGACGGGCCTCCACCGTGGCCCGGATCCAGGGCGAGGACCCGTCGCGGCCCGCGCTGCTCATCCACGGCCACACCGACGTCGTCCCGGCCAACGCCGACGACTGGACGCACCACCCGTTCTCGGGCGAGATCGCGGACGGCTGCGTGTGGGGGCGCGGCGCGGTCGACATGAAGGACATGGACGCGATGACCCTCGCGGTCGTACGGGACCGGCTGCGCAGCGGCCGCAAGCCCCCGCGCGACATCGTGCTGGCCTTCCTCGCCGACGAGGAGGCGGGCGGCACCTACGGGGCCCGCTACCTCGTCGACAAGCACCCCGACCTGTTCGAGGGCGTGACGGAGGCGATCAGCGAGGTCGGCGGCTTCTCGTTCACCGTCAACGAGAACCTGCGGCTCTACCTCGTGGAGACCGCCCAGAAGGGCATGCACTGGATGAAGCTGACCGTGGACGGCAGCGCCGGGCACGGTTCGATGATCCACAAGGACAACGCCATCACCGAGCTCTCCGAGGCGGTCGGGCGGCTCGGGCGGCACAAGTTCCCGGTGCGCGTCACCAAGACGCTGCGGCACTTCCTCGACGAACTCGGCGACGCGCTGGGCACCGAGCTCGACCCGGAGAACATGGACGAGACGCTGGCCAAGCTCGGCGGCATCGCCAAGCTCATCGGCGCCTCCCTCCAGAACACCGCCAACCCGACCCAGCTGGGCGCCGGTTACAAGGTCAACGTGATTCCCGGGCAGGCGACCGCGCACGTCGACGGCCGCTTCCTGCCGGGGTACGAGGAGGAGTTCCTCGCCGACCTCGACCGGATCCTGGGGCCCCGGGTCAGGCGCGAGGACGTGCACGCCGACAAGGCGCTGGAGACCACCTTCGACGGGGCGCTCGTCGACGCCATGCAGACGGCCCTGGTGGCCGAGGACCCGATCGCGCGCGCCGTGCCGTACATGCTCTCGGCGGGCACCGACGCCAAGTCGTTCGCGGACCTCGGGATCCGCTGCTTCGGCTTCGCGCCGCTGAAGCTGCCGCCGGAGCTGGACTTCGCCGGGATGTTCCACGGCGTGGACGAGCGGGTGCCGGTGGACGGTCTGAAGTTCGGCGTGCGGGTCCTGGACCGGTTCATCGACGCGTCCTGA
- a CDS encoding RluA family pseudouridine synthase has product MRRRSKAPAAPLPQRDGIDPARLRLPVDADGAWGTVREYLVERFGGAIGAGRVEAMVRGGRFVTVDGPVDDALTYRPGMYVWFHRDFAPEVPVPFGIGIVHRDERIVVADKPHFLATTPRGRHITETAVARLRRDLALPGLQPAHRLDRLTAGLALFVVRPQDRGAYQGLFAERRVRKEYEAVAPYDAGVALPVTVRSRIVKERGVIAAREEAGEPNAESRIELVEHRGALGRYRLLPATGRTHQLRVHMNGLGLPILGDPVYPVVTEEPAPDDFSHPLQLLAKVLEFTDPVDGRERRFESGLRLAAWPRAEAEREREGDSSDQ; this is encoded by the coding sequence GTGAGACGTAGATCCAAGGCCCCGGCCGCCCCCCTCCCCCAACGCGACGGCATCGACCCCGCGCGGCTGCGGCTGCCCGTCGATGCGGATGGGGCCTGGGGCACGGTCCGGGAGTATCTGGTCGAGCGGTTCGGCGGGGCGATCGGGGCCGGGCGCGTCGAGGCGATGGTGCGTGGTGGGCGGTTCGTGACCGTCGACGGGCCCGTGGACGACGCGCTGACGTACCGGCCGGGGATGTACGTGTGGTTCCACCGGGACTTCGCCCCCGAGGTGCCCGTGCCGTTCGGGATCGGGATCGTCCACCGCGACGAGCGGATCGTGGTCGCGGACAAGCCGCACTTCCTGGCCACCACGCCCCGGGGGCGGCACATCACCGAGACCGCCGTCGCCCGGCTGCGGCGAGACCTCGCGCTTCCCGGGCTCCAGCCCGCGCACCGCCTCGACCGGCTGACCGCCGGCCTCGCCCTGTTCGTGGTGCGCCCGCAGGACCGGGGCGCGTACCAGGGCCTGTTCGCCGAGCGGCGGGTGCGCAAGGAGTACGAGGCGGTCGCCCCGTACGACGCGGGCGTGGCGCTGCCGGTGACCGTGCGCAGCCGGATCGTCAAGGAGCGCGGGGTGATCGCCGCGCGCGAGGAGGCGGGCGAGCCGAACGCCGAGAGCCGGATCGAGCTGGTCGAGCACCGGGGCGCGCTCGGCCGCTACCGGCTGCTCCCGGCGACCGGGCGCACCCATCAGCTGCGGGTCCACATGAACGGCCTCGGGCTGCCCATCCTCGGCGACCCGGTGTATCCGGTCGTGACCGAGGAGCCTGCCCCGGACGACTTCAGCCACCCGCTGCAACTGCTGGCGAAGGTGCTGGAGTTCACGGATCCGGTGGACGGGCGGGAGCGGCGGTTCGAGAGCGGGCTGCGGCTGGCCGCCTGGCCGCGAGCCGAGGCCGAGCGCGAGCGCGAGGGTGATTCATCGGACCAATAG
- a CDS encoding aldo/keto reductase, producing the protein MRLTELGGSGCLVSALSFGAAGLGNLLGEVDDATAREAVDAAWDAGVRYFDTAPHYGLGLSERRIGEALRDRPRDAYTVSTKVGRVLEPLAEPAGDDRAEGFAVPATHRRRWDFSADGVRRSIEDSLGRLGLDRIDIALLHDPDDHAEQALAEAYPALERLRAEGVVRAIGAGMNHAGPLARFVRETDVDAVLCAGRYSLLDQRAAEELLPEAAARGKSVVVGGVFNSGLLADPRPGAPYDYAAAPPALLERALRIKAVCERHGVPLRAAALAFPLRHPAVASVLVGARSAAEVRDAAEQFGRPVPQALWEELGV; encoded by the coding sequence ATGCGCCTCACCGAGTTGGGCGGCAGCGGCTGCCTCGTCAGCGCGCTGTCCTTCGGGGCGGCGGGGCTCGGCAACCTCCTGGGCGAGGTCGACGACGCCACCGCGCGGGAGGCGGTCGACGCCGCCTGGGACGCGGGCGTCCGCTACTTCGACACCGCGCCGCACTACGGCCTCGGCCTCTCCGAGCGCCGGATCGGGGAGGCGCTGCGGGACCGGCCCCGGGACGCGTACACCGTGTCCACCAAGGTCGGCCGCGTCCTGGAGCCGCTGGCCGAGCCGGCCGGTGACGATCGCGCCGAGGGGTTCGCCGTGCCCGCCACCCACCGCCGCCGCTGGGACTTCAGCGCGGACGGGGTGCGGCGGAGCATCGAGGACAGCCTCGGGCGGCTCGGCCTCGACCGGATCGACATCGCCCTCCTGCACGACCCCGACGACCACGCCGAACAGGCCCTGGCCGAGGCCTATCCGGCCCTTGAGCGGCTGCGCGCGGAAGGTGTCGTACGGGCCATAGGGGCCGGGATGAACCACGCGGGGCCGCTGGCCCGGTTCGTGCGGGAGACGGACGTGGACGCGGTGCTGTGCGCCGGGCGGTACTCGCTGCTCGACCAGCGGGCGGCGGAGGAGCTGCTGCCGGAGGCGGCCGCGCGCGGCAAGAGCGTGGTCGTCGGCGGGGTCTTCAACTCGGGGCTGCTCGCCGATCCCCGGCCGGGCGCCCCCTACGACTACGCCGCCGCGCCCCCGGCCCTCCTGGAGCGGGCGCTGCGGATCAAGGCGGTCTGCGAGCGCCACGGGGTGCCGCTGCGGGCCGCCGCGCTCGCCTTCCCGCTGCGGCACCCGGCGGTGGCGAGCGTGCTGGTGGGGGCGCGCTCGGCGGCCGAGGTCCGGGACGCGGCCGAGCAGTTCGGGCGGCCGGTGCCGCAGGCGCTGTGGGAGGAGCTGGGCGTATGA
- a CDS encoding L-rhamnose mutarotase: MRVALHTRVRSDRIEAYEAAHREVPAELAAAIRAAGVTGWTIWRSGTELFHVIECADYARLLAELERLPVNVAWQARMAELLDVVHDYSGAGADAGLPVVWEL, encoded by the coding sequence ATGAGGGTCGCACTGCACACCAGGGTCCGGAGCGACCGGATCGAGGCGTACGAGGCCGCGCACCGGGAGGTCCCGGCGGAGCTGGCGGCGGCGATCCGGGCCGCCGGGGTCACCGGGTGGACGATCTGGCGCAGCGGCACCGAGCTGTTCCATGTGATCGAGTGCGCCGACTACGCGCGGCTGCTCGCCGAGTTGGAGCGGCTGCCCGTCAACGTCGCCTGGCAGGCGCGGATGGCCGAGCTGCTCGACGTCGTCCACGACTACTCCGGCGCGGGGGCGGACGCCGGGCTGCCGGTGGTGTGGGAGCTGTGA
- a CDS encoding amidohydrolase produces the protein MTSDAAIRVVDAHHHVWDLSVRDQEWLAGPGLAPLRRTFTLDELRAQASGVAATVLVQTVTVAEETPEFLALAEDDPLVRGVVGWTDLTAPGVADELARLRELPGGERLVGIRHQVQGERDPEWLLRPDVARGLAAVAHAGLAYDLVVLPRQLPACVRAAELHPGLVLVLDHLGKPPIASGGTEPWGSAVRALAALPNTVCKLSGLVTEAGPGWSAASLRPYADTALEAFGPGRLMYGSDWPVCLLAASYGEVLDAARALTGDLGPHERAQVFGGTADRVYGLSGRA, from the coding sequence GTGACGTCCGACGCCGCTATCCGTGTCGTCGACGCGCACCACCACGTGTGGGACCTCTCCGTCCGCGACCAGGAGTGGCTCGCCGGGCCCGGACTCGCCCCGCTGCGGCGCACCTTCACGCTCGACGAGCTGCGGGCGCAGGCCTCCGGTGTGGCGGCCACCGTGCTCGTGCAGACGGTGACCGTGGCCGAGGAGACCCCGGAGTTCCTGGCGCTCGCCGAGGACGACCCTCTCGTACGCGGTGTCGTCGGCTGGACCGATCTCACCGCGCCCGGGGTCGCCGACGAGCTGGCCCGGCTGCGCGAACTGCCGGGCGGTGAACGCCTTGTGGGGATCCGCCACCAGGTGCAGGGCGAGCGCGACCCCGAGTGGCTGCTGCGGCCGGACGTGGCCCGGGGGCTGGCGGCGGTCGCGCACGCGGGGCTGGCGTACGACCTGGTGGTCCTCCCCCGCCAGCTGCCCGCCTGTGTGCGGGCCGCCGAGCTGCACCCCGGCCTCGTCCTCGTCCTCGACCACCTGGGCAAGCCGCCGATCGCCTCGGGCGGGACCGAACCCTGGGGCTCGGCGGTCCGCGCGCTCGCCGCGCTGCCGAACACCGTCTGCAAGCTGTCGGGCCTGGTCACCGAGGCGGGTCCGGGCTGGAGCGCGGCGAGTCTGCGGCCGTACGCGGACACGGCTCTGGAGGCGTTCGGACCCGGGCGGCTGATGTACGGCTCGGACTGGCCGGTGTGTCTGCTCGCCGCCTCGTACGGCGAGGTCCTGGACGCGGCACGGGCGCTGACCGGGGACCTGGGCCCGCACGAGCGGGCCCAGGTCTTCGGCGGCACGGCCGACCGCGTCTACGGGCTCAGTGGCCGCGCTTGA
- a CDS encoding MBL fold metallo-hydrolase gives MAARIEHLVTSGTFALDGGVWDVDNNVWIVGDDEEAVVVDAAHDAQAILAALGGRTLRAIVCTHAHNDHIDAAPELAEATGAPVLLHPDDLPLWKLTHPDRAPDGELADGQTVTVAGTDLTVLHTPGHAPGAVCLYAPELGTVFTGDTLFAGGPGATGRSFSDFPTIVDSIRERLLTLPPETVVRTGHGDSTTVGAEAPQLDEWIKRGH, from the coding sequence ATGGCGGCCCGCATCGAGCACCTGGTCACCTCCGGCACCTTCGCGCTGGACGGCGGCGTCTGGGACGTCGACAACAACGTGTGGATCGTCGGCGACGACGAGGAGGCGGTCGTCGTCGACGCCGCCCACGACGCCCAGGCGATCCTGGCCGCGCTCGGCGGCCGCACCCTGCGCGCGATCGTCTGCACCCACGCCCACAACGACCACATCGACGCCGCCCCGGAGCTCGCCGAGGCCACCGGGGCGCCGGTGCTCCTGCACCCCGACGACCTGCCGCTGTGGAAGCTCACCCACCCGGACCGTGCCCCCGACGGCGAACTGGCCGACGGCCAGACCGTCACGGTCGCGGGCACCGATCTGACCGTGCTGCACACCCCGGGCCACGCCCCGGGCGCGGTGTGCCTGTACGCCCCGGAGCTGGGCACGGTCTTCACCGGCGACACCCTGTTCGCCGGCGGCCCGGGAGCGACCGGGAGGTCCTTCTCCGACTTCCCGACGATCGTCGACTCGATCCGCGAGCGGCTGCTCACCCTGCCGCCCGAGACGGTGGTACGGACCGGCCACGGCGACTCGACCACGGTCGGCGCCGAGGCGCCCCAGCTGGACGAGTGGATCAAGCGCGGCCACTGA
- a CDS encoding S-(hydroxymethyl)mycothiol dehydrogenase: protein MPQQVRGVIAPGKDEPVRVETIVVPDPGPGEAVVKVQACGVCHTDLHYKQGGINDDFPFLLGHEAAGVVESVGAGVTDVAPGDFVILNWRAVCGQCRSCLRGRPQYCFDTHNAKQRMTLLDGTELSPALGIGAFAEKTLVAAGQCTKVDPSVSPAVAGLLGCGVMAGIGAALNTGNVGRGDSVAVIGCGGVGDAAIVGARLAGAAKIVAVDIDDRKLATARTMGATHTVNSRTEDAVEAIRALTGGFGADVVIEAVGRPETYKQAFYARDLAGTVVLVGVPTPDMKLELPLIDVFGRGGALKSSWYGDCLPSRDFPMLIDLHQQGRIDLAAFVTETIALDEVEKAFERMHQGDVLRSVVAF from the coding sequence ATGCCGCAGCAGGTCCGAGGGGTCATCGCGCCGGGCAAGGACGAGCCCGTACGGGTGGAGACGATCGTGGTGCCGGACCCGGGGCCCGGCGAGGCCGTGGTGAAGGTCCAGGCGTGCGGCGTCTGCCACACCGACCTGCACTACAAGCAGGGCGGGATCAACGACGACTTCCCCTTCCTGCTCGGCCACGAGGCCGCCGGTGTCGTCGAGTCGGTCGGCGCCGGGGTCACCGACGTGGCGCCCGGCGACTTCGTGATCCTCAACTGGCGCGCGGTGTGCGGCCAGTGCCGCTCCTGTCTGCGCGGCCGCCCCCAGTACTGCTTCGACACCCACAACGCCAAGCAGAGGATGACGCTGCTGGACGGCACCGAGCTGTCGCCCGCGCTCGGCATCGGCGCGTTCGCCGAGAAGACGCTGGTCGCCGCCGGGCAGTGCACCAAGGTCGACCCGTCGGTCTCCCCGGCCGTCGCCGGGCTCCTCGGCTGCGGCGTCATGGCGGGCATCGGCGCCGCCCTCAACACCGGCAACGTGGGCCGCGGCGACTCGGTCGCCGTCATCGGCTGCGGCGGGGTCGGGGACGCGGCGATCGTGGGCGCCCGGCTCGCGGGCGCGGCGAAGATCGTCGCCGTGGACATCGACGACCGCAAGCTGGCCACCGCGAGGACCATGGGCGCCACCCACACCGTCAACTCGCGCACCGAGGACGCCGTCGAGGCAATCCGCGCGCTGACCGGCGGCTTCGGCGCCGACGTGGTCATCGAGGCGGTCGGCCGCCCCGAGACGTACAAGCAGGCGTTCTACGCCCGCGACCTGGCCGGAACCGTGGTCCTGGTCGGCGTGCCCACCCCGGACATGAAGCTGGAGCTGCCGCTGATCGACGTCTTCGGGCGCGGCGGCGCGCTCAAGTCCTCCTGGTACGGCGACTGCCTGCCCTCCCGGGACTTCCCGATGCTGATCGACCTGCACCAGCAGGGCCGGATCGACCTGGCCGCCTTCGTCACCGAGACCATCGCGCTCGACGAGGTCGAGAAGGCCTTCGAGCGCATGCACCAGGGCGACGTGCTGCGCTCGGTGGTGGCGTTCTGA
- a CDS encoding amino acid permease, whose translation MSDRTMPAAETSAPAPAQGTPHIDAGDAGYSKDLKSRHINMIAIGGAIGTGLFLGAGGRMAGAGPSLAIAYAVCGVFAFFVVRALGELVLYRPSSGAFVSYAREFMGEKGAYTAGWLYFLNWSTTAVADITAAATYAHFWAMFSDIPQWVLALIALAVVLTANLISVKYFGEMEFWFAIVKVAALVAFMLVGIYLVATQHSVDGNTPGLANITDHGGIFPMGMLPMLLVVQGVVFAYASVELCGVAAGETENPQKILPKAINSIMWRVGIFYVGSVVLLALILPYTAYSGDQSPFVTVLDKLGVPGAAGVMNLVVLTAALSSLNSGLYSTGRILRSMAVAGSAPKFTARMNKGQVPYGGVLLTAAFGAAGVALNKLMPDDAFEIVLNFASIGILGTWAMIMICSLLFWRRAQEGKLTRPSYRLPWAPYTQIVTLVFLATVLYLMWYGGGVGRTTVYCLPVIVGMLVGGWYLVRKRVAEIAAK comes from the coding sequence ATGAGTGACCGCACCATGCCTGCGGCCGAGACGTCGGCGCCCGCGCCGGCGCAGGGCACCCCCCACATCGACGCCGGTGACGCCGGTTACAGCAAGGACCTCAAGTCCCGCCACATCAACATGATCGCCATCGGCGGCGCGATAGGCACCGGCCTGTTCCTCGGTGCCGGCGGCCGGATGGCGGGCGCGGGCCCCTCGCTCGCGATCGCCTACGCGGTCTGCGGCGTCTTCGCGTTCTTCGTCGTCAGAGCCCTCGGCGAGCTCGTGCTCTACCGGCCCTCCTCCGGTGCCTTCGTCTCGTACGCCCGTGAGTTCATGGGCGAGAAGGGCGCCTACACGGCGGGCTGGCTGTACTTCCTGAACTGGTCGACCACCGCCGTGGCCGACATCACGGCCGCCGCCACCTACGCCCACTTCTGGGCCATGTTCAGCGACATCCCGCAGTGGGTGCTCGCCCTGATCGCCCTGGCCGTGGTCCTCACCGCCAACCTGATCTCGGTGAAGTACTTCGGCGAGATGGAGTTCTGGTTCGCGATCGTCAAGGTCGCGGCCCTGGTCGCCTTCATGCTGGTCGGCATCTACCTGGTCGCCACCCAGCACAGCGTCGACGGCAACACCCCGGGCCTGGCCAACATCACCGACCACGGCGGCATCTTCCCGATGGGCATGCTGCCGATGCTCCTGGTCGTCCAGGGCGTCGTCTTCGCGTACGCCTCGGTCGAGCTCTGCGGTGTCGCGGCGGGCGAGACCGAGAACCCGCAGAAGATCCTGCCCAAGGCGATCAACTCGATCATGTGGCGCGTCGGCATCTTCTACGTCGGCTCGGTCGTCCTGCTCGCGCTGATCCTGCCGTACACCGCGTACTCGGGCGACCAGAGCCCCTTCGTCACCGTCCTCGACAAGCTCGGTGTGCCGGGCGCGGCCGGCGTGATGAACCTGGTGGTCCTGACCGCCGCGCTCTCCAGCCTCAACTCGGGTCTGTACTCCACCGGCCGCATCCTGCGCTCGATGGCCGTCGCGGGCTCCGCGCCCAAGTTCACCGCCCGGATGAACAAGGGCCAGGTGCCCTACGGCGGTGTGCTGCTGACCGCCGCGTTCGGCGCCGCCGGTGTCGCCCTGAACAAGCTGATGCCCGACGACGCCTTCGAGATCGTGCTGAACTTCGCCTCCATCGGCATCCTCGGCACCTGGGCGATGATCATGATCTGCTCGCTGCTGTTCTGGCGCCGCGCCCAGGAGGGCAAGCTCACCCGTCCCTCCTACCGGCTGCCCTGGGCCCCGTACACCCAGATCGTGACGCTGGTCTTCCTCGCCACCGTCCTGTACCTGATGTGGTACGGCGGCGGCGTCGGCCGCACCACCGTCTACTGCCTGCCCGTGATCGTGGGCATGCTGGTCGGCGGCTGGTACCTGGTCCGCAAGCGCGTCGCGGAGATCGCGGCCAAGTAG
- a CDS encoding FadR/GntR family transcriptional regulator, with product MTTQAQGLHAQVLDTLGRAITAGEYPPGSVLRGDELAQRFDVSRTVIREAIRVLESMQLVESRRRVGVTVRATEQWNVYDPQVIRWRLAGSDRPRQLRSLTVLRSAVEPVAAGLAAHHATPEQCAALTEQALGMVATSRGRQLEGYLVHDVAFHRIVLNASGNEMFARLGDVVAEVLTGRTQHQVMFEDPDPAAVTLHVQVAEAVRERDAERAERLTREIALGALKELDVLAP from the coding sequence ATGACCACACAGGCCCAGGGACTGCACGCGCAGGTGCTCGACACCCTCGGCCGCGCGATCACCGCAGGCGAATATCCGCCCGGCAGCGTGCTGCGCGGCGACGAGCTCGCCCAGCGCTTCGACGTCTCGCGCACCGTGATCCGCGAGGCGATCCGGGTCCTGGAGTCCATGCAGCTGGTCGAGTCCCGGCGCCGGGTCGGGGTGACGGTCCGGGCCACCGAGCAGTGGAACGTGTACGACCCCCAGGTCATCCGCTGGCGGCTGGCCGGATCCGATCGGCCGCGCCAGCTGCGTTCACTGACCGTGCTGCGCTCGGCCGTCGAGCCGGTCGCCGCCGGGCTCGCCGCCCACCACGCCACCCCCGAGCAGTGCGCCGCCCTCACCGAGCAGGCGCTCGGCATGGTCGCCACCTCGCGCGGGCGCCAGCTGGAGGGCTACCTCGTCCACGACGTCGCCTTCCACCGGATCGTCCTGAACGCCTCCGGCAACGAGATGTTCGCGCGACTCGGCGATGTCGTCGCCGAGGTGCTGACCGGCAGAACCCAGCACCAGGTGATGTTCGAGGACCCCGATCCGGCGGCCGTCACCCTGCACGTCCAGGTGGCCGAGGCGGTCCGGGAGCGGGACGCGGAACGGGCCGAGAGACTCACCCGCGAGATCGCCCTCGGCGCCCTGAAGGAATTGGACGTACTCGCTCCGTAA
- a CDS encoding gluconokinase, with the protein MSTPHVVVVMGVAGTGKTTIGPLVAEALGVPYAEGDDFHPAANVAKMSAGVPLDDDDRWPWLDAIGRWAHGRAGLGGVVSSSALKRAYRDRLRAAAPGLVFLHLTGDRELIEHRMGERKGHFMPTALLDSQFATLQPLEADEAGVAVDVAGTPEEITDRAVAALRRLAP; encoded by the coding sequence ATGAGCACCCCCCACGTCGTCGTGGTGATGGGCGTGGCCGGCACCGGCAAGACCACGATCGGCCCGCTGGTCGCCGAGGCCCTGGGCGTTCCGTACGCCGAGGGCGACGACTTCCACCCGGCGGCCAACGTCGCCAAGATGTCGGCCGGCGTCCCGCTGGACGACGACGACCGGTGGCCCTGGCTCGACGCGATCGGGCGGTGGGCGCACGGCCGGGCGGGCCTGGGCGGGGTGGTGAGCAGCTCCGCGCTCAAGCGGGCCTACCGCGACCGGCTGCGGGCGGCCGCCCCCGGCCTGGTCTTCCTCCACCTCACCGGCGACCGGGAGCTCATCGAGCACCGGATGGGCGAGCGCAAGGGCCACTTCATGCCCACCGCCCTGCTCGACTCGCAGTTCGCCACGCTCCAGCCGCTGGAGGCGGACGAGGCCGGTGTGGCCGTCGACGTCGCCGGCACCCCCGAAGAGATCACCGACCGGGCCGTCGCCGCGCTGCGCCGACTCGCCCCCTGA